Below is a genomic region from Vitis riparia cultivar Riparia Gloire de Montpellier isolate 1030 chromosome 5, EGFV_Vit.rip_1.0, whole genome shotgun sequence.
ATGACTAGTCTAGGAATTGGAAACTTCCTCAGTAGCTTCCTTCTTACGACGGTTTCTCACATCACCAAGAAGCATGGACACCATGGATGGATTCTGAATAACCTCAATGCTTCTCATCTTGACTACTACTATGCATTTTTTGCAATACTCAACTtcttgaatttcattttcttcgtAGTTGTAACCAAGTACTATGTGTATAAGGCTGAAGTTTCAGATTCCATGGAAGTGCTAGAAGGTCAATTGAGGGGGCTGACACCTGCTGTGACTAACCAAGAAGAGTCGAGGACTTAGGATGACTGGATATGTGATCAAGAAGAAAGTCTATACAAAAAAGGGTCATTGCTAAAGCTCAACGATGTGGAGCAGGTTATGTGGTCTCAGTAGAGGCTACATTTCTCGATGAGCCCGTGTTCCAGCTCCAATTGATGCCTAACTGCTAGGGGTGATAGACAATATATGTTAGAGCagcaaaaagaaagagaaatagacTATTCATGGAAAGAAGGATAAAGTATTGTTTAAACCTTGGGTAAAGGATGAAGGTATGAAATATAGTCAAGCAAAGACCTGCAATAGTCTCATGTACGTTTCtcttttcaaatattcatcTGCACCCAAAAGCTTAAATTAAGCGCAGTCTGCTTATAATTCTGCCCTCTTCTCTCCTTTTTTCAGTTTTCCATATTGAAAGGAAATGCCCAACAAAAACGTAATTCAAGTGCTTGATACCTTTTTCACATGCTAAATGACTCACGATTTAGACCTTCACGACCTTCAGAGGAGCTTAGCATTGTTAAAGTATCCAGGGAATGGAATATGTTTTCTAATCCCATCCCTACTCCAATAaagaactaaaaatattatctatcgGATATGGATCCTCGAAAATTCTATCTGGACCCCTTATTCAGCATGCCAAACCGGGTCTTTAAGAGTCTGCTTACAATGTCTTCGGTGTGCAATTAACTCAGGGTCAGAGTCTTCATTTTGAAGCCATTTTCATTGGTCTCTTCCAAATACACAGGAACTGCTTTGCCATACATGTGCTCAGCTTCAAAAAGGACTcttctttaattatttcaatgCCCATGACATCTGagaataaggaataaaaaagaaCAGTACTGCACACTCCATTAGCAGTGTCCCaacaaaaaaaagatgaaatttcCCATTTGTGAATAAGCACTAAAAGGTATGCCTATTGCTATGaacaataagaacaaaaaagaaGGTACAATGCTCTTCAAGCCCCAGgaagattttgatataaaaatgcATAGGTTAGCTACATTCTGAAACAATGCATCTCCTTCAAGtagtttctttcaaatttcttttgatttacaCGGCTCAAACCCAACAACTTCCATCACAAATATAACCCTTCTGCTTCAGCTATACAAGGGAAAATCATCTTCTTTTATCTCCTCTTGGCTAATTGGAATGTCCTCTTTAAGAACAGATTTGCAGCTCGATCATTCCTGTAGCACAATACCCTTAATATTGTGTTGGGATCCGCTCTATTCCACCTACCTGTTGTTGGAGGCATTGGTAGCCTCTGCCCTGCACCCACAACGCCTATCCCGCTTGCTTCACAAGCCAATATGCTGAAATCTTCCATTAGTTGTTCTGTATTCTGACCCATCAAGGTCACCACCCCTTCCACGGTTTCGGCCTCCCTCTCCACCACATCCTCTGCCATCAAACCTTCCCCACAAGTGCAAAAAACCCGTTTCAAACTGTCAAAATCCTCCTCAATCATCTCATGATCTGACCTACAAAAAACCCGGGAGCTTCCTCCGGCAAGCAAAACCATAAGGTAGGCCTCAAAAGAGGCCTTCATTACTTCTTTTATTGCAAGGGCTTGTGCTCGGTCTGTAAGAATTGCACCCAGGAGAGTGAGATTCTGTTTAAGTATTCGTAATGCTGGTCGAATACGTGCATTGGCTACATCGTCAACATATAGACTCTCATAGAAGACAGAATTTGAATCTAGGAAAATTAGACGGTAAGCTGCAACTTCTGATACATGTTGGGAGGCTGCTTGGATTGACAAACGGGCAAGATCAAAATAGGCTGAGGAAGTACCAAGCTGCCTGTGGGAATTCCTGAACTGGTGGCGGGTGGAAGGAATGATTCtgggggagagggagagggtTTTGTCAAGggaatggatatgagaaagaaGATAATGCAAGGTGTTTAGGCGAATGTAGAGGCGTTGTGTCCCACGACTTGTTGATGGGCGTGGATGGTGACCTTCATTTGTTCCACTTGGCATTACACCTTCTATGGTGACACTGCAAGGGGTGGCTTTTTTCCAGAGTTTGATGAACTTTGAGTCTCGGTTGCATCGGGTTAAGGGGGGAAGTTGCGGAACATAGCTCTGCTTTGTTCCTGTTAAAAATTGCAAACCATACTATTAGAGAGCTTTAACATGGCAAAACATGGATTGAAGTATAGAGACGTCTTATATATTGAAATAGTCATATAGGCTATGTACTTTTCTGCAGGAAAACAGAATCCAAACGAAAAGAAGCTTCACAGATTACGGAGTGGTGCTCTTACCACATGATGCAACAAAGGTAGTGTACTCCTGGAAAATAGCCTCCAAGCGTTCAGCAAGATTGTGTACTAAATCATCAGAAATGCCTATGGGAATTTCAAAGAAGTCCTCCACAGTTTCCTTGGCCAGCTTCATCAGCTCCACACCTGATTGTCCATAGGGCTCTGTTTTAGATTTGGGGTTCCATGTCTGGGGCACAAATTGCAACCAATCATTATTCATTGGCAGAAAtcacaaatttcaaataagACATAGCAGTTTTATCAGAACATAAGCTGAActtacttcattttcttttgctctGTCAAGACATTCTTTTACTTTCTCCAACCTCTCCCCAATCCATTTTTTCAAGAGGCAATATGTTACCGAATCAACTTCGTATGGAACCATCTCCCTCACAATTGCTTTGCCTCCATCTTCACAATCAACCGAGTCTTCAACCACCATCTGAACCAAAATCTTTTCTAGCTTTCCAGCTCTCTGTAATACCCTGATTGTGTCACTGGTAAGTGTGGACACCCCAGCTAAGTATTGCTTTAACACGGCTCCATAGCACTGGTGTAGTGTCACAGATGCAACTCCAGCTGCAATTGGGTGCCATCTCTTGAGTGTGGGACTGAATGTCTCCTTCTCCTTCACAGCTAAATCTTCGGTCTCTTTAGCTAATTGAAGGAGAGCTTCAGTGGCCTCTTGTTCTACTAAGACATTCATGGCACTGAAATTTCCATGCTCTATTATCTTTTgtgcaaaacaaaagaaagaagcaTGAGTGGGTCAGACTGATAAAATTGATGATTAACAACTGGATAAGAAAAAGAGCACAAAATGCTTACCTTTGAGAATGCATTCCTCAGAGAAGATCGAATATAGTAATCCACACGATTCCCTGCATGATCCACCTCCACTGTGGGCTCCTCTCTCTCTTGTCCTGCCAAGACCGTGGCAGTAACATCTTCATCCAAGATCTTTGTGGCTGATAATACCAATGGAAGAAGGTTTTCCATCAAACCAACTATTCCCTTGTAAAAGTACTCATGGTAATTAGCCAATCTCTTCTCTGACCATGCTTGCATTGAAGCCAATACCGATGAAAGAAACTTGACATAATTGGGATCCCGATCAGGTTTCTTAGCATCGTTTGCTACCTCGGCCAACATGGCAAATGCAGCGCAAAGAAGATCTGGTTCTGTTTGTCCGGTTgcaacatattgatgaaagaaCACCCATGTGAAGCACAAGTTATGTAATTGTTTGTTGATTGCGAGGGTGGACCATGTCTTCTTCATGAGCTCAAGAAGCTCATCAACCTCATCTAGGACCATTGTCTCGTCCTTGATGTCAAAGATGGAGTGTAGGAGAGCAAGGTAGAGGTGGAGGTTGAGGGGGAATCCATCAGCCCAGTGGCACACATCGGCAGGAGAGCCATTTGGGGTTCGCCAGGACAAAGAAATCACAGAATTACAGAGTATTCTCATGGTATCGGAATTCTTTCCAGTGTCGATTGGTTTTGACTCACTTGCTCGGATGATCTCCCTCAGACGCATAACaaatgtgtttgatttttctagCGGGACAGAAGGGTGATCAAGGAGTCCTGCTTCAAGGATTTTGAGTTGACGCTTTTGCCATAAATGGTATTCATGCGAATCATTGAATTCCGATGGCTTTAGGTGGCGGAGGAGCTCAAGTGGGAGGATTATGGTCTCTGCCCGCCTGCCCATCTGTTCAATTCAATCaacatatcaaaataaaatattgtcaaTTGAAACATTGAATCGGGGGCATGCATGATTCTGAGTTCTATTTTATACAGCCATGGgatttttctgttttctgaGTAGCCTCAAAAGGctgaaatcattttaaaaacagaCAATTATTAGAGTGGAAGCAGAAAAACAAGGCGGGGATCATTAATTCATGCTTAATCAGCTGTGAAAGTCATTCCTGAAATTGCCTATGAAAATGTTGTGCTTGACGTAGAGGCCAAAGAAGCTTCCTAAAAGGAAAACAGTCAAAGGTCCACCATCGAAAGGGATAGAGACACcgaaaattataaaactttcCCAGAAAACAAACACCACAGAAACACGCTCATTGCCTAAAACCCTTACCCATGCGTGAACCAAATTGCCAAATTCAAAATGCCACCACCATCTAAAGggtagaaaaagaaataaatgaaagatgTATCATGCATTCATGCTAGTTCTATGTGAATTAATTTTCTGAAACAACCTTTGGGTTAACTTGAAGATAACGTTTTCCTAGTCCTTTTTTCTTCATGCATGTGAGAACTGATACGTACTTGGCCAACGAGGCTTCTCATGAGGGTCTTGCGTAGCCTATTATCACTCTGCTCAGTCACCCTCATCTGCTGCCTCATGATCTCCGCCGACGTCAATGGCCTCTTGGTCCGCGCCGCCGGCAATGTGAAAGCGAGGCGCGGGCTGCCCGGTCCATGCGCTGAGCTAGGCGACGAGGGGTTGGAGCCTCCTCCGCCGCTGCTGCCGACACCGCCCGAGAGAGACCTCCTCGACGGCGAACGCTTCAGTGTCTTCAATCCCAGGGCCCTCTTAATCCGGCTGGTCGGCACCATTCCCACCCCATTGGCTCTGCCCGCTACGGTTCCGATGCCGCCCACTCCTCCATCGCTGTGATCGCTGGAATAGAACGTTAACGCATTCCTCCCTCCAAATCCCGGAGACGACCGACACGCAGTGAAGAAAACCTCGTAGGCGGTTTCGCGGATGTCGTCGCGGTCGAGGTGGTCGAGCTTGGCGAAAGGCCAGGAGAGGTCGAAGTCGTGGTAGTGGTGGTGGGGGAGGCTGGGGAGGCTGGAgaagtggtggtggtggggatgggggtgggggtggtcggaggaggaggaggaggaggaggaaggtTGGTTCCCGGCGAGGGAGTCCCGACGGGAGTGGTGGCCCATGACGGTTGGTGGTGACGTCAGATATCCGGCGGGAGAGAGGCGGGAGAGAAGGTGCGCATTATTTGAAGAGGCAGAGAGAGACCCGTTGGGACAGCATTTTTGTGCTAGGATCGAGCCACATGAGAGAGAATGTTACGTGTGTTGTTGGTTTCGCCAGCTCTCTTTTCCCATTTTTACATCAAAACTCATGGCCATCCCTTTACTCTCTCCTattctttctcttcattttttttctctcccattTCTATTTTGACTCttatttctcccttttctttaattaatgaACCCCCCATCAATACCATATATAATGTCACATTGTTAGGTAAAAAGCATTAAAATTCTTACAATTAGTTGTTTTGTGAAAGCCACTAGACCATCATCATTGCCCATTATGCGCATCAAAATGAAGCTTACCTAAGTTTAAAGTATCATTGTATAATTGTTAGAAATCATACACGACTTAGCTTGTAAGCTTTGTATTAACCCTAGCATTACCAAAATTCGTGGGTAATTTGAAAATCACCCCAAGTATAGGACATCATAAACTTGGTGTAACCAACCCATAGCACTTCAAAAACTCAACCCCATGCATGCATAATGATAATGgcatttaattttgatttcgaATCCAGCAGTATGGAGAACAAATCATGGCTGGCCTGCAGCCAAAAACGCTGAGCATGCTGCTAGGCCATGATACACCTGAGACAAAATTTGACCAGTGTAGGCCCAATTTGGAATGACAATGAAGTTGACTGTGTCACGTCTTGGCTCAAGCCTCGGCCTCGATGGAGTAGTCTTGAGGAAGATTTGCCCTTCTTCTCCCACCTCTTTGATTCTCACTTCATTTTGACTAATAAACAGCTTAACAGCTTTTGTTGGGTCTTTTAGCGAAAGTACGAAAATGTATTGCAACATTACAAACTTGCTTGAGAAAATTGGTCAATTCACGTCGTCCACCCCTGTCTGGAACTGACATATCAAGTCTCAAAACTAGGatactacaaaataaaattttctatacaTTAATGTGCCGACATGAAATATGTGCCTGCCGTACGAGGATAATTAACATAGATAAATGTGATCAGTAAAATATTTGGATTTGCAAAAGTGTCTTGTCCTTTTATAATTAAGGAGGCTACCAAAGACAAGATTTCTCCTAACTCCTAGAGCACCATACACATTAGTTAAAGTTGGTTTTTCCATGAATAAACTCGAGCTCCACTTTGACTTTTCCTTTTCTGATTTCCTTTCTTAGACGTAGCAGAACTATTCAAactattttccttctttctttgtATAAACTCTTGAGGATATTGCAGTTTGTTTATCAAGATTGTTTAGTTTGTATTCATTTTCTATGAGAAATTATCCCAATTCATTTAAAGTAATGTCCCTTCTTTTATAGTTTTTCTAAAGGGAGGAAGTGTGAAATCTAATTAGCGAATTTAGATAATCACCCAAAAGCAATTAGGGCAAGTTAAATTACGTGATAGTTTACATTGGCGCAAACAATATAAGCATaacaaaatggaaattaaaGTGTTCAAAGTAAAGAGAGTAAAGGAAGATAGAATAAGAAAAGATTTTTATTGTGATGTAGAAGACACCTACATCCCAACTCTCTAACTCATTCACAAGTCTTAAGGTATTTTTACTAATCTAAAAGTTTTCTCAACAAAGATTTTTCATGTAATATTTCATATcggataaaagaaaaagtttctaGCACTCATATATGTATGAATTTCTCTtaactttataaatatattttaaagttgtgacaATTTTTGGACCTAGAGTAAACAATATTTATACGGTTAAAAGTGGATTGTTACAATTGATGTCAGAGTCGATCCTTGATTCATAATATCAAAGGACATAATGAGGACATTGTACCTACATTgaaggaggggggggggggggggggagggggcgCGGGGGGCGGaggtgttatatatatatatatatgatctttTCTTAATCTTGTAGATATGTTTCAAAGTTGTACGAGCCTTTAAGGTTTAAAGAGGACAATAGTGCGTTGTTATACTTATAACCTGCATGATGACACCATTTTGGTTTTATACTAGGGCCTTGTACTTCCAAAATACATCAACAAccttagatttaaaatttaggaaaaaaatccaacaatatttggtataataatttattgaggCAATGTAATACTAACTGCTCTTCAGAGATGTTGTTCTCTGAGGTCTTCCAACATCAGTGTGTACAAGTTGCAACTTGTGTGATGCTCTCCATGTATATTTATGTGGGAAAGGAAGCCTGGATTGTTTTCCATATTGATAGCTATATAGGTAGGAAGATTTTGCTCCAGGTCAAGTAAACCTATTACAAGTTGATTCTTCTTCATGTACAACACTCCATTATGATGAAAGTGCCCCAATCTCTTATGCCATAAAGTCGTGACATTATTTTCTTGAGAAATAGTAGCTTGCTTTTCCTCAAGCAAATTCAAGGCAAAACTTTTGCCTCTCATCTTGATCTTGAACACATCTTTTCCATTTGCATCCTTGATCATACAAAACTTATCATCAAATAGCACCTTGAAACCTTTCTCAAGCAGTTGCCCAACACTCAAGAGATTTTGATCAATATCAGGAACAAACGAAACATCAGGGATGAGTTTCAGACTTGAGAGACTTTCAATGGCAACAATCTTTTTGCCCCTTATTGAGATGTATTCCCCATTTCCAATTCTTACTTTGGAAACAATGATTTTGTCTATATAGCAGTTTGTTTATCAAGATTGTTTAGTTTGTATTCATTTTCTATGAGAAATTATCCCAATTCATTTAAAGTAATGTCCCTTCTTTTATAGTTTTTCTAAATGGAGGAAGTGTGAAATCTAATTAGCGAATTTAGATAATCACCCAAAAGCAATTAGGGCAAGTTAAATTACATGATAGTTTACATTAGCGTAAACAATATAAGCATAAGACAATGGAAATTAAAGTGTTTAAAGTAAAGAGACTAAAGGAAgatagaataagaaaatatttttattgtgatGTAGAAGACACCTACATCCAAACTCTCTAACTCATTCACAAGTCTTAAGGTGTTTCTACTAATCTAAAAGTTTTCTCAACAAAGATTTTTCATGTAATATTTCACAtcggataaaaaaaaaagtttcgagtactcatatatatatgaatttgtCTTAActttataaatgtattttaaagttgtgagaaTTTTTGGATCTAGAGTAGACAATATTTATACGATTAAAAGTGGATTGTTACAAGTGATGTCAGAGTCGATCCTTGATTCATAATATCAAAGGACATAATGAGGACATTGTACCTACATTGAAGGGGGAGGaggtgttatatatatatatatatatgatctttTCTTAATCTTGTAGATATGTTTCAAAGTTGTTAGAGCCTTTAGGGTTTAAAGCGGACAATAGTGCATTGTTATACTTATAACCTGCATGATGGCACCATTTGGTTTTCTACTGGGGCCTTGTACTTCCAAAATACATCAACAATCTCAGatttaaaatttaggaaaaaaaatccaacaataTTTGGTATAATAATTTATAGAGGCAATGTAATACTAACTGCTCTTCAGAGATGGTGTTCTCTGAGGTCTTCCAACATCAGTGTGTACAAGTTGCAGCTTGTGTGATGCTCTCCATGTAGATTTATGTGGGAAAGGAAGCCTGGATTGTTTTCCCTATTGATAGGTTATACAGGTAGGAAGATTTTGCTCTAGGTCAAGTAAGCCTACTGCAAGTTGATTCTTCTTCATGTAGAGCACTCCATTAGGATGAAAGTGCCCCAATCTCTTATGCCATAAAGCCATGAcattattttcttaagaaacaGTAGCTTGTTTTTCCTTAAGCAAATTCAAGACAAAACTTTTGCCTTTCATCTTGATCTTGAACACATATTTTCCATTTGCATCCTTGATCATACAAAACTTATTATCAAATAGCACCTTGAAACCTTTCTCAAGCAGTTGCCCAACACTCAAGAGATTTTGATCAATATCAGGAACAAACGAAACATCAAGGATGAGTTTCATACTTGAGAGACTTTCAATGACAACAATCTTTTTGCCCCTTATTGAGATGTGTTAGCATATCGAAGGGTTGgccgcgtccatcaactccTCTTATGTTCGTCGTaggcgcttgggtgaatgcactataaggctagGGTATGCGCCTTTCCTAATAGCAATTGCTTtcaggagagttggtagcgcctgaggtcctacaagtggtatcagagccaaggtcACGGGTTTAAACCCCAGGGGTGTCGTTGGGGAGGAGAttgttggcagatcggagggttgACCGCGTCCATCAATTCCCCTTGTGTTCGCCgtgggcgcttgggtgaatgcactataaggctagGGTATGCGCCTTTCTTaacagcaattgcttttaggagagttggtagcgcctgAGGTCCTACAAGATGTATTCCCCATTTCCAAAATGATTTTGTCGAGCTCCCTAAAAAGTTCTTGATCATAAGTCATGTGGTTTGTGTAACCATTGTCTATGAGCAACTTTCAGATGTGTTCTTACTGGCAAAACAGGTGACAACAAATAACTGTTCTTCGTGATATTGATCAATAGTTGTAGCCTTGATCTCTCTTTCTTGTTGTGTTTCCATACCCTCTCCAAATGGCCTAATTGACCACAATTGTTGCACTTGACATCTGGCCTCCACCAACACCTTTGTGGaggatgatttgtttttttgcaATGAGGGTAGGGTGGATGAGCTCCCTTatgattctttttattattacttgacttcttgtttttctttttatctttgtcAGTATCATTGTTTTGTGATTCGGCTTGGAATGCTCCCTCAACAGATCCTTCATGTCTCATCATTCTCCTTTGTTCCAAGGCTTGAAAAACATTAACAAGTTCTGCCAAAGATATACTTGATagatttttagaatttttcaagGAAGAGATTATGGCTTCGTATTTTTCAGGCAAAGTTACTAAGATTTTTTGAACGATTCTTTCATTAGAAAATTCCTTACCATATAATCTCATCTTGTTTACTATGTTAAGCAACTGTTCAACATAATCTTTGATAGTTTGAGACTCTTTCATTatgctcatttcaaattctCGGATTAAATTCATTACTTGCATATTTTGCACCCTTTCATTCCAttgatactcattttttaaatactcCCATATTGTTGCTGTAGACTCAATTTGCATGATTTTGGTGAAAATGAAAGGTGAAACTATAGAGAAGAGGCAGGCCTTGGCTttggcttttcttgtttttctttccctGTGAATCTTCGTTTGATTAATACTTAGATTGTCTCCAAGTGGTGGTACTTCATAATCTTCTTCTACTACCTCCCAAAGATCCAAATCTTCAAGGTGGACTATCATTCTAACAACCCATGCTTGATAATTATCACCATTGAAAACTGGTACTAACAGAAAGCTTGTATTTTCGTCCATTTGCTGTAGAATGATAGTTACAAGCTATTAAAGGTTGTGTGTTTATATTGGCTTTGGAGTTCAATATGCGTGAAGGTATTTTGGCTTCACTCAATCCTCACAAGTTCCTCAAGATAGTGTGCTTTGATACCAATATGTAAGTTTTAGAATCAAGAAGTGTTGGAAGCAACAACCAAAAACTATATCAAGCAAGCAGTGGGGTGTTCCTGAGATATCTTCTTGAGAGCTTGCAAAGACTGTTAAGCCAAGTCCATATACTCAGTTATGAGTAACCTAGCACAAAAGCATGAGACTGCACCATAATGCACTATTGCTACACATGAAGAAAGCAACACATTACATAAATGGGTCAATGCTCGGGCGCAAGAAGCATAATATTGGGATCGCTCTCATGATTGAGTAAACCCATAACCACTGGCACGAAGGAATCTAATGAAAATGTACTAAGTGACTCCTCAATACCAATGGAAAACATCTCACAAAGTTGTGTCAAGGCCTCTATCTACCTTCTCTCTTTTCCGTTTACCTCCAGAGTATATTTAGATTTAGCAACCGATCCAAACCAAGGAAACTACCTAGGCTCAACAGTGCCCATGACCTCCTTCCTTGTGGCTCATGTATTTGAATAAAAACCAGAAACAAAGGAAAACCATAGCAAAGAAACATCTCCAAAAAGATAGCATAACAAAACAAATAGCATAGGATATCAATCAAAGCTCCGTTGCATCCCATCAATGAGCTTGCTGATCGAGTGGGGGATACTAGATTGAATATGAACAAAACATGATTTTTGAGCACTTAGCAGTAAAGACAAAACATAGTGAAATcatcttttagaaaaatcaaaaggaataaccgatataaaacaataacaaGCAACCTACAATCATCTCAATGATTAATAAGTAGATCAAAAGTATAGCCTTAAGCCCACACTCAGTCCAAACAATGCAAAGAAACCAGGGAAGAGCAAGGTAAAGTAATGAAGTGTTTGTTTGGCATTGAGTTAGATGTGTCTACTCTCAGAAGCAAGTAAGGAAAGCTCAGGAACTCCACCCACTTTGGTTCACGCCATTTTTCTCACGAATACTTACTCTTCTTCCTCTACAACTCACTTTGattcctctctaaaaaaaatggttctctCTTCTGCTCATAGGTATCTCTCATATCTCATGAACACTCAGCCTAGAATCCCATTTTCTCTAGTTCCCTTTttttctattcctttctttctgTTTCTTGCTCCTCACGAATACTCCTCTCCAAAACTAGCAAAATT
It encodes:
- the LOC117914479 gene encoding protein unc-13 homolog, translated to MGHHSRRDSLAGNQPSSSSSSSSDHPHPHPHHHHFSSLPSLPHHHYHDFDLSWPFAKLDHLDRDDIRETAYEVFFTACRSSPGFGGRNALTFYSSDHSDGGVGGIGTVAGRANGVGMVPTSRIKRALGLKTLKRSPSRRSLSGGVGSSGGGGSNPSSPSSAHGPGSPRLAFTLPAARTKRPLTSAEIMRQQMRVTEQSDNRLRKTLMRSLVGQMGRRAETIILPLELLRHLKPSEFNDSHEYHLWQKRQLKILEAGLLDHPSVPLEKSNTFVMRLREIIRASESKPIDTGKNSDTMRILCNSVISLSWRTPNGSPADVCHWADGFPLNLHLYLALLHSIFDIKDETMVLDEVDELLELMKKTWSTLAINKQLHNLCFTWVFFHQYVATGQTEPDLLCAAFAMLAEVANDAKKPDRDPNYVKFLSSVLASMQAWSEKRLANYHEYFYKGIVGLMENLLPLVLSATKILDEDVTATVLAGQEREEPTVEVDHAGNRVDYYIRSSLRNAFSKIIEHGNFSAMNVLVEQEATEALLQLAKETEDLAVKEKETFSPTLKRWHPIAAGVASVTLHQCYGAVLKQYLAGVSTLTSDTIRVLQRAGKLEKILVQMVVEDSVDCEDGGKAIVREMVPYEVDSVTYCLLKKWIGERLEKVKECLDRAKENETWNPKSKTEPYGQSGVELMKLAKETVEDFFEIPIGISDDLVHNLAERLEAIFQEYTTFVASCGTKQSYVPQLPPLTRCNRDSKFIKLWKKATPCSVTIEGVMPSGTNEGHHPRPSTSRGTQRLYIRLNTLHYLLSHIHSLDKTLSLSPRIIPSTRHQFRNSHRQLGTSSAYFDLARLSIQAASQHVSEVAAYRLIFLDSNSVFYESLYVDDVANARIRPALRILKQNLTLLGAILTDRAQALAIKEVMKASFEAYLMVLLAGGSSRVFCRSDHEMIEEDFDSLKRVFCTCGEGLMAEDVVEREAETVEGVVTLMGQNTEQLMEDFSILACEASGIGVVGAGQRLPMPPTTGRWNRADPNTILRVLCYRNDRAANLFLKRTFQLAKRR